One Brassica napus cultivar Da-Ae chromosome C4, Da-Ae, whole genome shotgun sequence genomic region harbors:
- the LOC106396430 gene encoding beta-glucosidase 33, producing MATTTLTLFLGVLALTSILSFNAEARPQPSDEDLGIVIGPNTGLDDDLGIVIGPHVSEDLDMVGPHTNLEDEELGTIIGPEFEIHKHDFPKDFIFGTAVSAFQVEGAKKGSGRGLTRWDEFTHMFPDKVERGDDADIGVDFYTRYKDDIKLMKELKTNGFRFSISWTRVLPNGSVRKGVNKEGVKFYNDLIDELIANEIQPSITLFHWESPFALEMEYGGFVDERIVEDFREFAKFCFENFGDRVKNWATFNEPSVYSVAGYSKGKKAPGRCSPFEVLNCPSGDSSEEPYKVTHNQILSHLAAVEEFRKCVKCQENGGKIGIVLVSHWYEPKDPNSSKDVEYARRALEYQLGWFLRPLTYGHYPAVMQKDVNIRLPEFTEEESEKLKKSLDFVGLNYYGAFFTTPLTNTNSSELSYTNDLGAKISPEQNHSPHLKTTSMGIVIYPAGLMNLLRHIQDEYKNPEIYIMENGMDEIDNGTKTLAEATNDYGRKEFIKSHILIMGKAIRLHNVRLKGYFIWSLMDNFEWERGYKMRFGLYYVDFNDNLKRHMRSSGKWLSEFLDSKESLHKCYFEGHREKGYAPKLFDTEYLDPDNWRLSYASDI from the exons ATGGCCACCACTACTCTCACTTTATTCCTAGGGGTTTTAGCCCTAACGAGTATCCTTAGCTTCAACGCTGAAGCTAGGCCTCAACCAAGCGATGAGGATCTCGGTATCGTGATTGGACCTAACACTGGGTTGGATGACGATCTTGGCATCGTTATTGGACCGCATGTAAGCGAAGACTTGGACATGGTTGGACCGCACACCAACCTAGAAGATGAAGAACTGGGCACCATCATTGGACCCGAGTTCGAGATCCACAAGCATGATTTCCCCAAAGATTTCATCTTTGGAACAGCCGTTTCCGCATTTCAG GTTGAAGGGGCTAAAAAAGGATCTGGGAGAGGCTTGACAAGATGGGATGAATTTACACACATGTTTCCTG ACAAGGTTGAACGCGGGGATGATGCAGATATCGGAGTCGACTTCTATACCCGTTACAAG GATGATATAAAATTAATGAAGGAGTTGAAAACGAATGGGTTCAGATTTTCAATCTCATGGACCAGAGTGTTGCCTA ATGGAAGTGTAAGGAAAGGTGTAAACAAGGAGGGGGTGAAGTTCTACAACGATCTTATAGATGAACTTATAGCCAATG AGATCCAGCCTTCTATTACTCTCTTTCACTGGGAATCTCCATTTGCTCTAGAAATGGAATATGGTGGTTTTGTAGACGAAAGAATTGT AGAGGATTTCCGGGAGTTTGCTAAATTCTGCTTTGAGAATTTCGGAGATAGGGTGAAGAACTGGGCAACATTTAACGAGCCATCGGTATATAGTGTTGCTGGTTATTCAAAAGGCAAGAAAGCGCCAGGACGGTGCTCTCCATTTGAAGTCCTCAATTGTCCCTCAGGAGATTCCTCCGAAGAGCCTTACAAAGTTACTCATAACCAGATCCTTTCTCATCTTGCTGCTGTTGAAGAATTTCGAAAATGTGTCAAG TGCCAAGAGAACGGAGGAAAGATTGGAATAGTGTTGGTATCTCACTGGTACGAGCCTAAAGATCCAAATTCTAGTAAAGATGTTGAGTACGCAAGACGAGCCCTCGAGTACCAACTCGGATG GTTTCTTCGTCCTCTCACGTATGGACATTATCCAGCGGTAATGCAAAAAGATGTAAACATCCGATTGCCTGAATTTACCGAAGAAGAATCagagaaactaaaaaaatcttTGGACTTTGTCGGATTAAATTACTATGGTGCATTTTTCACTACCCCTCTCACCAATACCAATTCGTCGGAGCTTAGTTATACCAACGACTTAGGAGCAAAAATATCAC CTGAGCAAAACCATTCACCACATCTCAAG ACAACTTCAATGGGGATAGTGATATATCCAGCGGGTTTGATGAATCTCTTGAGACATATCCAAGACGAATACAAGAATCCAGAGATTTACATTATGGAGAATG GGATGGACGAAATCGACAACGGAACCAAGACCTTAGCCGAAGCCACAAACGACTACGGGAGAAAAGAGTTTATCAAGAGTCACATCTTAATCATGGGTAAAGCCATCag GCTGCACAATGTGAGGTTAAAGGGTTACTTCATATGGTCGTTAATGGACAACTTCGAGTGGGAGAGAGGGTATAAAATGAGGTTTGGGCTCTATTACGTAGATTTTAATGATAACTTGAAACGACACATGAGGTCATCTGGAAAGTGGCTAAGCGAGTTTCTTGATTCGAAAGAGTCTCTTCACAAATGCTACTTCGAAGGCCATCGTGAGAAAGGATATGCTCCCAAGCTGTTTGACACTGAGTATTTGGATCCTGATAACTGGCGTCTAAGCTATGCAAGCGATATCTGA